The Polyangium mundeleinium genome contains the following window.
CGCCGCGAGCTTTGGATCCGCCGCGGCCTCGCCGCAGACGGAGACGGCGCGCCCTGCGGCTCGTCCCGCTTGGGAGACCCGATTCACGAGATCCAGCACCGCCGGATGTCCCGCGTCCGCGAGCGCGGCGAGCTTCGGATGACCTCGCTCGGCCGCGAGCGTGTATTGCGTGAGATCGTTCGTCCCGATGCTGAAGAAATCGACGTGCGGGGCGAGCTGATCCGCGAGCAGCGCCGCTGCCGGCACCTCCACCATGATGCCGAGCGGAACGGGCCAGAGATACGGTTTGCCCGTGGCGTCGAGCGTGCGCGCGGCACGCGCGAGGGCCGCTTTCGTGGCTTCGATCTCGGTCACCGTCGATACCATCGGGATCATGATCCGCACGTCCCGGCCCCGCCCGGCGCGGAGGATTGCGCGGAGCTGCGTCTCCAGCAGGTCGGGCCGATCGAGGGAGAGGCGAATGCCGCGGAGGCCGAGGTAAGGGTTTTCCTCGGGGGGAACGTGCAGCCATGGCAATCGCTTGTCGCCGCCCGCGTCGAGCGTACGAATCACGACAGGCGCGCCGGGGAAGGCGGCGAGGACCTCGGCATAAAGGTCGGCTTGTTCGTCCTCACCGGGCGCGTCGTCGCGGTCGAGGAAAAACATCTCCGTGCGCAAAAGGCCGATCCCGAAGGCGCCTGCTTCCTTGGCGGCGCGCGCCTCCAGCGCGCTCGCGGCATTGGCCCAGAGTTCGACCGTCGGGCCCGAGGGAAGGGTGATCTTGCCGTGAAAGGCCGCCGCGGAGAGCCGCGCGGCCCGTTCTTCGGCGCGGCGGCGTTCGAGGTCGGCCGTGCGCTCGGGACCCGGATCGATCCACACCTCGCCGGTCGATCCATCGAGGCCGAGGCGGGCAGGGGATGCGGGAAGATCCTTCAAAAGGGATGCGGCTCCGAAGACGGCGGGAATGCCGGCGCCGCGCAGGAGGATCGCGGCGTGTGAGGTCGGGCCGCCACGCAGGTCGACGACGCCGAGCACGCGCGCGGGGTCGAGGCGCGCGGCTTCGCTCGGCAAAAGCTCGTCGGCGAGGAGAAGGGCCGGCGGGCCTTCGGGCAGGACGGCCGCGGGCGCGGCGCCGAGCGCGCGCAAGACGGCGAGCTCGACGTCGCGCAGGTCAGCGATACGAGCGCGCATGTAAGGGTCGTCCGCGCTCGCGAGGGCCATGGCCGCGCGTTCGATCCCCTCGTGGAAGGCGGAAGCGGCATTCTGATGTTGTTTGGTGATGCGCTCGCGGGCCGTTTGCAGGATGACGGGATCCCGGAGCAACGTGGCGTGCAGGGTCGCCATGTCGTCACGACCATACGCGCCGCGGATCTCCGCCTCGACCTCGTCGAGCGCGGCCGTGAGCCGATCGAGCTCCGCGGGGGGATTTTTGGTGAAGGGATGCGAGAAACGGATCTCGGCTCGTTCCAGGCGGACACACGGTCCCACGGCAACACCTGGCGCAATGGGGATCCCGCGGTCGTTCGTGGTCTTGTCAGGTGCCGGCGGCGGGGGCGCGTCGGGCGTCGTGCCAAACGTGCGCACGAGGGCTGCGATTGCGCGGACGGCGGCCTCCGCCTGGCGCCCCGAACCGGCGATGCGTAGAACATCCCCCCGCCGCGCCTGGAGCCCCGCGAGGAGGACGACGCTGTCCGCCGCGCGCGGCCCTTTTCCATTCGTTCGATTTTCGATCGCGACCTTCGCGTCGAACTGGGAAGCACAGGACACGAGCCGCGCCGCGGGTCGTGCATGCAGACCGTGCTCGTCGCCGATGACGGCGTCCTCCAAAAACACGTTTTCCGTGCTCTCGTCGACCGACGCGGGCGCGGGCGCGGGCGGGGCCTCCCCGAGCTGCTCCTCCTTGGCCAGGAGCCCCCGCCGCGCCTCGGCCGCGACCTCGTCGAGCGTCCCACCGCCCGCCGCGCGCACGGCCGCGGCGACGGCGCCTTCGACGAAGGGCCCTGCGGAGAGCCGCGTCTTCGCCGCGATCGACGCATCCACGAGATCGAGCGCGGTCTCGGCGCTCAAAAGGGCGCTGCCGAGATCCATCAAGACGAGCGCGCCTTTCTCGCCGGCCGCGCGTTCGAGCGCCGCCAGGATGGCCGTCGCATCGGTGCCGAGCGCCTCGCCCGCCTCGCCGACGCCGGCCGCGCATTCGATGACCACCCTGTCGCCCGTCATCTGCGTCGCGAGCGCGCGCGTGGCCTCGGCGAGCGCGCGGCTATGGGAGACGAGGACGAGCCCGACCGTCGTTTGGCTCATTCTGCCGCTGCCTCGGCGAGGCTCTGGAGCAGGAGCCACATCGACGTGGCGCCCGGATCCTGATGGCCCGCGCTCCGCTCCCCGAGATAACTCGCCCGTCCTTTGCGCGCCACGAGCGGAATCGTCGCCTCCGCTCCCTGCCGCGCCGCCTCGGCCGCCTGCGAGAGCGCTTCGGCGAGCGAAACCCCCTCCGCGCCCTCGAAGGCCCGGATCGCAGGACCCAGCGCGTCGACCAGCGTCTTGTCGAGCGGCTCGGCCTTCCCACGTTTCTGGATCCCCGCGAGCCCGGCCGCGAGCGATTGCAGGATCGTCGCCCGATCGATCTCCGGTTTTCCCGCCGTTACCTTCGCCGCTTCCAGGAACAAGGTCCCGTAGAGCGGGCCGCTCGCGCCCCCGACGGTCGAGAGCAACGTCATGCCCACGGTCTTCAGGATCGCGCCGACATCGTCTCGGGAATGCTCCGCGAGCTTGCCGCGCACGGCCGAAAAGCCGCGCGCCATGTTCGCCCCGTGATCACTGTCGCCGATGGCCGCATCGAGCTCGGTCAAGGTTTTCTCATTTTCCCCGATCACCTCGGCCGCGCGCTCGATCCACTGGACCACGGTGTCCCCGTTCAAGATTCCGCTTTCCACGTCACACCCCCCAGCGCAGCGCCGCCGTGTGCACGGGCGCGTCCCAGGACCGAAGCATCTCCTCGTCGACCTGGAGGAGGGTGATGGATACGCCCGCCATTTCGAGCGAGGTGATGTACGGCCCGACGAGGCTGCGCACGACACGGAGGCCCCGCGCCGTCGCGATCTCGTGCGCCTTGCGGAACACGACGTAAAGCTCGAGGAGCGGCGTGGCGCCGAGGCCATTGACGAAGAGGAGCACGTCCTTTCCAGCCCGGAACGGGAGATCGTCGAGGATCGGTTCCATCAACATTTCCGTGATTCGATCGGCGGATTCGAGCTTCGCGCGCCTTCGGCCAGGCTCGCCGTGGATTCCGATCCCGACCTCCATCTCGTCCGGCCCGAGCTCGAACGAGGGTTTTCCCGCATGCGGCACCGTGCACGGGCTGAGCGCGATCCCCATGCTGCGCCCGTGCTCGTTCACGCGCCGGCCGAGGGCCGCGACGTCCGCCAAGGCTCGCCCCGCCTCGGCCGCGGCGCCGCAGATCTTCTCGACGAGCACCGTCGTCCCGACACCGCGGCGCCCCGCCGTGTACAGGCTGTTCTCCACGGCCACGTCGTCATTCACGAGCACGGTCTCGGTGGTGATTCCGAGGTCGCGCGCGAGCTCGCCGGCCATCTCGAAATTCATGACGTCGCCGGTGTAGTTCTTGACGATGTGGACGACGCCCGCGCCGCCGTCGACGGCGCGCGTGGCTTCGAGGATCTGATCCGGCGTGGGGCTCGTGAACACCGCGCCGGGACACGCGGCGTCGAGCATGCCGCGCCCGACGAACCCCCCATGCAAAGGCTCGTGCCCGCTGCCGCCGCCGGAGAGCACCGCGACCTTGCCCCGCACGGGCGCGTCGGCGCGCACGAGGAAAGCCGGGTCGACGTGGACGCGGAGGAGGTCCGGGTGCGCGAGGGCCATGCCCGCGAGGGCCTCCTTCACGAGATCGGAAGGCGCGTTGAGGAGCTTCTTCATCGCGCGGAGGATACCGAAAGAGGGGAGCGGCCCGCGAGCGGAAAACGGAGGCGCTGGGAGAGAGGCGGGGGCGGAGAATCAAGACGGCAAAGCCTCGATGCGAGCGTTTCGCCCATGCGACCCTTGCCGTTCGGTGTGACGACCGCACGTTCCGGACTGGAAGGGGGATTCATGGTCAAGAATTTCATTCGTACTCTCCTCGTGGTAGGCGTTTTTGGCGCGGGGCTCGCCGGGGTCACGGCGCCGTCCGTGGCCCGGGCGGACATCCCGCCGCCGGCACCGGAGCTCGTCGACGAGGACGTGGGCGTGTCCGAGGATGCCTTGAACGAGTCCGACGAAGCCGTAGACGAATCCGAGGATGCCCTGAGCACCCAACCGTGGGATCGTCGTTACGACCGTCGTTATGATCGTCGCTACGATCGTCGTTACGATCGTCGTTACGATCGTCGCTACGACGATCGCTACGACCGTCGCTACGACCGTCGCTATGACCGTCGCTACGACCGTCGCTACGACCGTCGCTACGACCGTCGCTACGACCGTTATCGCTGAGATTGACGCAGATCCCGGACGAACAAGCAGTCCATGAAGGCCGCCCACCGGGGATCCGGTGGGCGGCGTTTGGTTGGAAGGAGTCGATCATGCGCCCCGTGCCGCGCCGATGGCTGATCGGGCTTGCCGCCGCTCATTTGCTCCTCGTGACGCTCGGAGCCTCGGACGTTCCGTTGCGCCATGTCGGGCCCATCGGGCGCGTCCTTTCTCACTACAGCGACCTCTCGGGCGCAGGAACGGGGTACGGGTTCTTCGCGCCCGTGGCGCGTGACCAGTTCATGCTCCATTTCGACGTGATCGATCACGAGGAACGCAGGACGACGACCACCCTCGAGACGGGCGGGAGCCGCGAGGTCGACCTCCGCCTCTCCCATGTCGCGGCCGAGTTCCAGTACGACGATCCCGAGCATCGGCGCACCCTCGCCACGGCGCTCGCGGCGAAGATTTTCAAACGGAACCCGGAGGCGCGCGAGGTCGTCGTGCGCGTCGAAGACTTCGAATCGGTCTCGATGGAGGAGCACCGAAACGGGCGCACGCCGAGCATGAAGCCGATCTACCAGGCGAAATTCAAGCGCGGATCCCGGTGAGACAGGGGGACATCATGGAACGGTCGATCCTCGATGAGCTGGCTGTGAAGGCACGCGCGCGCAGCGCCCTCGACGCCTTCTTGTTCGCCCCGGCCACGGCGCGGCCGCTCGCTGTCTTGCGTATCGGCCTCGCGCTCGTGCTGCTCGTGCAGGCCGCCACGCTTCGCCCCGAGATCGTCGATTGGTTCTCGCGCGACGGCCTGTTCCAGGGCTTCGGCAGCGCCTCGGGCGCCTCGGGCGCCTCGTTCGGGCCGCGTGTCCACGACCTCCTCGCAGGGCTCTCCTCACTCGGGCTCGACGAAGGGAGCGGCATTCGCGCCCTCGGCGCCGCCTACGTCGTGGCCCTCGCCCTGCTCGCCGTCGGCCTGTGCACGCGGCTCGCCGCCTTGCTCGCGTGGTTTCTCCACTGGACCTTCATGCTCAGCGCCGATCCGCTGGGCTACGGGGTGGACCGGTACGCCCACATTTTCCTGTTTTATCTGATCTGGGTCCCTGCCGGCCGTGCGATCTCGCTCGATGAAATGCTCTTCCGTCCGTCGTCCGCGTCCGCGTCCGCGGCGCGGTTCGGGCTGCGCGTGATGCAGATTCACATGGCCATCTCGTACCTCGCCAGCGGCCTCGAGAAGGCCTCCGGGATCGACTGGTGGGACGGAGAACTCCTCTTCCGGGCCCT
Protein-coding sequences here:
- the dhaK gene encoding dihydroxyacetone kinase subunit DhaK, with the translated sequence MKKLLNAPSDLVKEALAGMALAHPDLLRVHVDPAFLVRADAPVRGKVAVLSGGGSGHEPLHGGFVGRGMLDAACPGAVFTSPTPDQILEATRAVDGGAGVVHIVKNYTGDVMNFEMAGELARDLGITTETVLVNDDVAVENSLYTAGRRGVGTTVLVEKICGAAAEAGRALADVAALGRRVNEHGRSMGIALSPCTVPHAGKPSFELGPDEMEVGIGIHGEPGRRRAKLESADRITEMLMEPILDDLPFRAGKDVLLFVNGLGATPLLELYVVFRKAHEIATARGLRVVRSLVGPYITSLEMAGVSITLLQVDEEMLRSWDAPVHTAALRWGV
- a CDS encoding HTTM domain-containing protein; translation: MERSILDELAVKARARSALDAFLFAPATARPLAVLRIGLALVLLVQAATLRPEIVDWFSRDGLFQGFGSASGASGASFGPRVHDLLAGLSSLGLDEGSGIRALGAAYVVALALLAVGLCTRLAALLAWFLHWTFMLSADPLGYGVDRYAHIFLFYLIWVPAGRAISLDEMLFRPSSASASAARFGLRVMQIHMAISYLASGLEKASGIDWWDGELLFRALSFPDCKQFEMSWLASYPAIAQLACLGTLAVELGYCVFIWPQRTRRLWLAAILSLHVGIAVFLGLHFFGAIMFVLNFALFGVSAEPRPDQAAFFAGAEGGASSTLTQPGMRRSNAL
- the dhaL gene encoding dihydroxyacetone kinase subunit DhaL, encoding MESGILNGDTVVQWIERAAEVIGENEKTLTELDAAIGDSDHGANMARGFSAVRGKLAEHSRDDVGAILKTVGMTLLSTVGGASGPLYGTLFLEAAKVTAGKPEIDRATILQSLAAGLAGIQKRGKAEPLDKTLVDALGPAIRAFEGAEGVSLAEALSQAAEAARQGAEATIPLVARKGRASYLGERSAGHQDPGATSMWLLLQSLAEAAAE
- the ptsP gene encoding phosphoenolpyruvate--protein phosphotransferase; this encodes MSQTTVGLVLVSHSRALAEATRALATQMTGDRVVIECAAGVGEAGEALGTDATAILAALERAAGEKGALVLMDLGSALLSAETALDLVDASIAAKTRLSAGPFVEGAVAAAVRAAGGGTLDEVAAEARRGLLAKEEQLGEAPPAPAPASVDESTENVFLEDAVIGDEHGLHARPAARLVSCASQFDAKVAIENRTNGKGPRAADSVVLLAGLQARRGDVLRIAGSGRQAEAAVRAIAALVRTFGTTPDAPPPPAPDKTTNDRGIPIAPGVAVGPCVRLERAEIRFSHPFTKNPPAELDRLTAALDEVEAEIRGAYGRDDMATLHATLLRDPVILQTARERITKQHQNAASAFHEGIERAAMALASADDPYMRARIADLRDVELAVLRALGAAPAAVLPEGPPALLLADELLPSEAARLDPARVLGVVDLRGGPTSHAAILLRGAGIPAVFGAASLLKDLPASPARLGLDGSTGEVWIDPGPERTADLERRRAEERAARLSAAAFHGKITLPSGPTVELWANAASALEARAAKEAGAFGIGLLRTEMFFLDRDDAPGEDEQADLYAEVLAAFPGAPVVIRTLDAGGDKRLPWLHVPPEENPYLGLRGIRLSLDRPDLLETQLRAILRAGRGRDVRIMIPMVSTVTEIEATKAALARAARTLDATGKPYLWPVPLGIMVEVPAAALLADQLAPHVDFFSIGTNDLTQYTLAAERGHPKLAALADAGHPAVLDLVNRVSQAGRAAGRAVSVCGEAAADPKLAATFVGLGITRLSMGPAALARVAAALVAGAEIG